The following proteins are co-located in the Gossypium hirsutum isolate 1008001.06 chromosome A02, Gossypium_hirsutum_v2.1, whole genome shotgun sequence genome:
- the LOC107952320 gene encoding uncharacterized protein, with translation MVLPPKFKVPDFKKYDGTICPKAHLVMFCRKMTGYVNADKLLIHCFQDSLVGFALRWYNQLSRERIRSWKDLASAFCEQYKHVSDMVPDRLTLQIMEKKPTETFRKYAQRWRDISAQVELPLTKTEITVLFINTLKAPFYDKLVGSATKDFTDIVISGEVIENAIKSGRMEGFESSERAAHVKKKEAEAYMVGTENYYTSNPYPTQSRPRYRPPPNFYYPPQSLYYQTPPHYPSHSVYATNNQRPVTTFPQNTMPAQSQPKDEQRQTRSNPEKPQFTPIPVSYGELRVQGLIDAGILRFDDTSNTTGNLLPNHTKGNVSAVTKEEKWRTKSCVSEIKTPLQKIWRVMVEKGLFCRPYRFFKEGSIKGQCFYDFHDIEGHDIQSCKEFRKLLQDMMDNKEIGIFNKEVDERDCYYDTKKEQMKPKMIIEVPSLFPYKDNKAIPWKYDVNIIIPEGEKSKIMTENVGEVGHFTCSERCYSKAVELMKKTNDLKQKGKAPMQEAEVELETPSEQKIKRSVNEKEVHEFLKFIKHSEYNVVEQLSKQLARISVLSLLLNSEPHRNALLKVLNQAYVASNIFIEKLDSLSEEDIVASIFADAPYLEVSKDAVKCFFRSLEFINATFVVEGNRIPMPKLSRNTKMGIKLTVGKGARAGKGSARDS, from the exons ATGGTTCTACCTCCGAAATTCAAAGTACCAGATTTCAAAAAATACGATGGCACGATATGTCCAAAGgcgcatcttgtcatgttttgccgGAAGATGACTGGTTACGTGAATGCAGATAAATTGTTAATACACTGTTTCCAGGACAGCTTAGTCGGATTTGCCCTTCGATGGtataatcaacttagtagagaaagaatccgatcatggaaagacttggcTTCAGCATTTTGTGaacaatacaagcatgtatcCGACATGGTGCCTGATCGACTAACTCTGCAGATAATGGAAAAGAAGCCAACGGAGACTTTTAGGAAATACGCGCAAAGATGGAGGGATATCTCGGCCCAAGTAGAACTCCCATTGACCAAAACTGAAATAACAGTCCTcttcatcaacactttgaaagcaccGTTTTATGATAAGTTGGTAGGAAGTGCTACAAAAGACTTCAcagatattgtaatatctggggAAGTTATAGAAAATGCCATCAAAAGTGGAAGGATGGAAGGTTTCGAGAGCTCGGAAAGGGCAGCACATGTAAAGAAAAAAGAGGCAGAAGCCTATATGGTGGGAACTGAGAATTATTATACTTCTAATCCATATCCAACCCAGTCACGACCTCGATATCGCCCACCTCCAAACTTCTATTATCCTCCCCAAAGCCTTTACTATCAAACACCACCTCATTACCCTTCCCACTCCGTCTATGCCACAAATAACCAAAGACCAGTCACTACGTTCCCACAGAATACCATGCCAGCTCAAAGCCAACCTAAAGATGAACAAAGACAGACAAGATCCAATCCTGAAAAACCCCAGTTCACCCCAATTCCCGTGTCATACGGAGAGCT GAGGGTTCAAGGTCTCATTGATGCAGGCATCTTACGATTTGATGATACTAGCAATACAACTGGAAATCTGCTCCCTAACCATACTAAAGGGAATGTGAGCGCGGTAACTAAGGAAGAAAAGTGGCGAACCAAAAGCTGCGTTTCTGAAATAAAGACACCTTTACAGAAGATATGGAGGGTGATGGTTGAAAAGGGGCTGTTCTGTCGCCCCTACAGATTTTTTAAAGAAGGAAGTATAAAAGGTCAATGTTTTTATGACTTCCATGATATTGAAGGGCATGACATTCAGTCTTGTAAGGAATTTAGAAAGTTACTTCAAGACATGATGGACAACAAGGAGATTGGGATCTTTAACAAAGAGGTCGATGAGAGAGAC TGTTATTACGACACAAAAAAGGAGCAAATGAAACCAAAGatgataattgaagtaccatctcttTTCCCTTACAAAGATAACAAGGCAAtaccatggaaatatgatgtCAACATTATCATACCTGAAGGTGAAAAATCCAAAATCATGACCGAAAATGTTGGCGAAGTAGGACACTTCACCTGCAGTGAGAGGTGTTATTCTAAAGCGGTCGAACTAATGAAGAAGACTAATGACTTGAAGCAGAAAGGAAAGGCACCGATGCAGGAGGCCGAGGTTGAACTTGAGACTCCTTCcgaacaaaaaattaaaagatctgTGAATGAAAAGGAAGTACATGAATTTTTGAAGTTCATCAAGCATAGTGAATATAACGTCGTGGAACAGTTAAGCAAACAACTGGcacgaatctcggtattatccctactgttgaattcagaaccacatcGGAATGctttgctgaaagtgttaaatcaagcttacgtggcaagCAATATATTTATCGAAAAGCTGGATAG TTTAtcagaagaagacattgtcgcatctatcttTGCTGATGCACCATACCTCGAAGTAAGCAAAGATGCAGTAAAATGTTTCTTCCGATCCCTCGAATTTATCAATGCTACGTTCGTTGTTGAAGGAAATAGAATTCCCATGCCTAAGCTATCAAGGAATACTAAGATGGGAATCAAGCTAACTGTGGGAAAGGGAGCCCGAGCGGGGAAAGGTTCAGCAAGGGATAGTTAG